The Caminicella sporogenes DSM 14501 region ATAGGATATATATTTAACATAACTCTAGTTGATTTTAAATCTTTAAAAAACACAGAATAATAAAGAGGAGTTTAATATGAAATTAAAAACTAAAGCATATATTTTAGTATTATTAATTCTACTGCAAAGTCTATCTATAATGTTTTTAACAAACAATTTAATTATAAATCTTATGGGAAAAATCATAATATATGAATATCCCACATTTGTAGGTATCATATTAAACATCTTAGGATTTATAGCAATAATAAACGTATTCTATATAATAAAATTCCTTAAAAAAGAGGAAGAATCCATAAGAAAATTAAATCGCTCAAAAGAAGTCATAGAAGCCTTAAGAGGACAAAAACACGATTTCAACAACCATTTAAATGTAATTGCTGGAATGATACAATTAAACAAACCAAATAAAGCACTCGAATACATATACAATATTTGTGGAAAGACAAATGAATTTTTCTCTATATCAAAAATTGAAAATGTCGAAGTTGCTGCAATACTTTACAGTAAATTTGCTATAGCAGAAAGTAAAGGAATAACTGTCGAATTAGATATTAATACTTCTCTTTCAGAATTAAAAATAGATAATATTGAGCTTTCAAAAATATTAT contains the following coding sequences:
- a CDS encoding sensor histidine kinase, translated to MKLKTKAYILVLLILLQSLSIMFLTNNLIINLMGKIIIYEYPTFVGIILNILGFIAIINVFYIIKFLKKEEESIRKLNRSKEVIEALRGQKHDFNNHLNVIAGMIQLNKPNKALEYIYNICGKTNEFFSISKIENVEVAAILYSKFAIAESKGITVELDINTSLSELKIDNIELSKILFNLLDNAIYELEKSTEDEKILTIDIGESDDRYFISIINSYPILSPKLYDKIFEKGFSTKKGENHGYGLNIVKKIVEKNKGQITVESYEGVGTIFTVIFPKTSETQQTAKSLSS